The Flaviramulus sp. BrNp1-15 genome has a window encoding:
- a CDS encoding glycosyltransferase family 4 protein: MKIGFITSEYPHPQVSHAAGIATSIKNLAVTLVKKGIDVTVFVYHQNQSEVISDNGVEIHLIKKEKYKLLTWYFYRKYIQKYVNTVVKEKGISILEAPDWTGITAFMKFYVPLIIRFHGSDAYFCKLENRKQKFKNFLFEKLALKRAKAFIAPTTYAGIETRKIFGLDKNKIKTIHYGLQLENFANIKPEVYSHNVILYIGTVIRKKGVFELAEIFNKVIEVNPNAQLIMIGNDSPDVKTGAASTFELIESIFSKKALKQVNYLGKKPYTEVKQYINNAHVCVFPSFAETLGMVTIESMAMQKPVVNTSIGWAQEIIDDGMNGYLAHPSNIDLYSKRILNLLKNPDLCLQLGKAARQKVEVRFNIEKNADINIAYYKSVLKL, translated from the coding sequence ATGAAAATAGGTTTCATTACATCGGAGTATCCACACCCACAAGTAAGTCATGCAGCTGGAATTGCAACAAGTATAAAAAATTTAGCTGTAACACTTGTTAAAAAAGGAATAGATGTAACAGTTTTTGTTTATCATCAAAACCAATCTGAAGTAATAAGTGATAATGGCGTTGAAATTCATTTAATAAAAAAAGAAAAGTATAAGTTATTAACTTGGTATTTTTATAGAAAGTATATTCAAAAATATGTTAATACAGTAGTTAAAGAAAAGGGGATTTCTATATTAGAAGCTCCAGATTGGACGGGAATTACTGCTTTTATGAAGTTTTATGTGCCTCTAATAATTAGGTTTCACGGCAGTGATGCATACTTCTGTAAATTAGAAAACAGAAAACAAAAGTTTAAAAACTTTTTGTTTGAAAAATTGGCTTTAAAAAGAGCAAAAGCATTTATTGCACCAACAACATACGCTGGCATTGAAACGAGAAAAATTTTCGGACTTGATAAAAATAAAATCAAAACTATTCATTATGGGTTACAATTAGAAAATTTTGCTAACATTAAACCAGAAGTTTATTCTCATAATGTCATACTTTACATAGGTACTGTAATACGGAAAAAAGGGGTTTTTGAACTAGCAGAAATATTTAATAAAGTAATAGAAGTAAATCCTAATGCTCAACTTATTATGATAGGAAACGATTCACCTGATGTAAAAACAGGAGCAGCATCAACTTTTGAGCTAATAGAATCAATATTTTCAAAAAAAGCTTTAAAGCAGGTAAATTACTTAGGGAAAAAACCTTACACAGAAGTAAAACAATATATAAACAATGCACATGTTTGTGTATTCCCTTCATTTGCCGAAACTTTAGGTATGGTAACAATTGAGTCTATGGCTATGCAAAAGCCAGTAGTTAATACAAGTATAGGTTGGGCACAAGAAATAATAGATGATGGGATGAATGGTTATTTGGCACATCCAAGTAATATCGATTTATATTCTAAAAGAATACTCAATTTATTAAAAAACCCAGATTTATGCCTACAATTGGGTAAAGCGGCAAGACAAAAGGTAGAAGTACGCTTTAATATTGAAAAAAATGCAGATATAAATATAGCTTATTATAAATCTGTTTTAAAACTATGA
- a CDS encoding glycosyltransferase family 2 protein: MRPIALQNLLNSVNSQSLYPNQIIVVDGSLNKKTSQLLKESNYKNLKYVLVDENNRGLTKQRNYGINLVDDTSEIICFLDDDIVLESNYFERLLETYQKKDEALAVGGYIKNEVIWKKSIGKLTPNEFYYDGWVRKEPSRFKLRSKFGLLPDAEPGFLPTFAHGRSIGFLPPSEKIYEVELIMGGVSSYRKEVFKTLRFSNYFEGYGLYEDADFSLRIAKLGKLYVNTSAQLNHYHDEKGRPNRYKYGKMVVRNGWYVWRVKYPNPNIKARAKWHLTAFLLTSIRFLNIFNTQDKKAAFTESIGRIVGWFSLIFNKPLKNI, translated from the coding sequence ATGAGGCCAATAGCTCTACAAAATTTACTAAATTCAGTAAATTCTCAATCGCTATATCCAAACCAGATTATAGTTGTGGATGGATCTTTAAACAAAAAAACATCACAATTATTAAAGGAAAGCAATTATAAGAATTTAAAATACGTTTTAGTGGATGAAAATAATCGTGGTTTAACTAAACAACGTAATTACGGTATTAATTTAGTTGATGATACTTCAGAAATTATATGTTTTTTAGATGATGATATTGTTTTAGAATCTAATTATTTTGAAAGACTTCTAGAGACGTATCAAAAAAAAGATGAAGCACTTGCAGTTGGAGGTTACATTAAAAATGAAGTTATTTGGAAAAAATCAATAGGAAAATTAACACCTAATGAATTTTACTATGATGGTTGGGTTCGTAAAGAGCCTTCACGTTTTAAACTCAGGAGTAAATTTGGTTTACTACCAGATGCAGAACCAGGATTTTTGCCAACATTTGCTCATGGAAGGTCAATTGGGTTTTTACCACCTTCAGAAAAAATTTATGAAGTAGAACTTATAATGGGTGGTGTATCTTCTTATAGAAAAGAAGTTTTTAAAACCTTAAGATTTTCAAACTATTTTGAAGGTTACGGACTTTATGAAGACGCCGATTTTAGTTTACGAATAGCAAAATTAGGTAAGTTATATGTTAATACCTCGGCACAATTAAACCATTATCATGATGAAAAAGGAAGACCTAATAGATATAAATATGGAAAAATGGTAGTAAGAAATGGTTGGTATGTATGGCGTGTAAAATACCCTAATCCAAACATAAAAGCCAGAGCAAAATGGCATCTTACAGCATTTTTACTTACCAGTATTAGATTTTTAAATATATTCAATACTCAAGATAAAAAAGCAGCATTTACAGAAAGTATAGGGAGAATAGTTGGTTGGTTTTCTCTTATTTTTAACAAACCTCTTAAGAATATTTAA
- a CDS encoding glycosyltransferase, translated as MRVLQLIDSLQTGGAERVAVNIANGLSNNIEGSFLCATRKEGLLKESLSKKVKYLFLKKTSKFDFVAIKRLNKFIKVNHIQIIHAHSSSFFLATLIKFLNKKVIVIWHDHYGNSEFLAQRKHTVLKPFSKCFSHVFSVNKSLEGWAIQKLKVKNVTYLPNFAKIDKKCSVTNLNGVSGKRIVCLANLREQKDYITLLKAFKEVHQLYPDWSLHCIGKNFKDNYSKLVEEKIKTLNLEHSVFLYGSKPDIYNFLSQCEIGVLSSKSEGLPIALLEYGLSNLAVVATKVGECETVIDNKVNGLLVNPCSTIELANAIVSYIKNENMRLSLANKFNQHIVENYSLSRQLDTIIKTYNIYLK; from the coding sequence ATGAGGGTTTTACAGTTAATTGATTCTTTACAAACTGGAGGGGCAGAACGAGTGGCTGTTAACATTGCTAATGGATTATCTAACAATATTGAAGGCTCTTTTTTATGTGCTACTAGAAAAGAAGGCCTTTTAAAGGAAAGTCTCTCAAAAAAAGTTAAGTACTTATTTTTAAAAAAAACAAGTAAATTTGATTTTGTAGCGATTAAGCGTTTAAATAAGTTTATAAAAGTTAACCATATACAAATTATTCATGCACATTCTAGTTCATTTTTTTTAGCAACACTAATAAAGTTCTTAAACAAAAAAGTAATTGTAATCTGGCACGATCATTATGGAAATAGTGAATTTTTAGCCCAGAGAAAACATACTGTTTTGAAGCCCTTTTCTAAATGTTTTTCTCATGTTTTTAGTGTGAATAAATCTCTGGAAGGTTGGGCAATACAAAAGCTAAAAGTTAAAAATGTAACGTATTTACCAAATTTTGCAAAAATAGATAAAAAGTGTTCTGTTACCAATTTGAATGGTGTTTCAGGTAAACGTATTGTTTGTTTAGCAAATTTAAGAGAACAAAAAGATTATATTACACTTTTAAAAGCATTTAAAGAAGTTCATCAATTATATCCAGATTGGTCATTGCACTGTATTGGTAAAAATTTTAAGGATAATTATTCTAAATTAGTTGAAGAAAAAATTAAAACACTAAATTTAGAACACTCAGTTTTTTTATATGGAAGTAAACCAGATATATATAACTTCTTGTCACAGTGCGAAATTGGTGTGTTGTCTTCAAAATCAGAAGGACTTCCTATAGCATTACTTGAGTATGGATTATCAAATTTGGCTGTTGTAGCTACTAAAGTTGGAGAGTGTGAAACAGTAATTGATAATAAAGTTAATGGTTTGTTGGTAAATCCGTGTTCAACAATAGAATTGGCAAATGCAATCGTTTCATATATTAAAAATGAGAATATGAGACTTAGTTTAGCAAACAAGTTTAATCAACATATTGTAGAAAATTATTCACTATCAAGACAATTAGATACTATTATTAAAACTTATAATATTTACCTTAAATAA
- a CDS encoding O-antigen ligase — protein MKNFSYIKVIVLHLLIGVFIYGFSALSKVYLLGIFIYFTYDIFKSKPSQKAIRVLVACGYVVGAEVFIRMTGGNFLYEASKYLVILFVLIGIFTTRLTKQPIPYIIYIFLLIPGILVAGFNATEQTSLRTNIAFNLSGPVCLGIVAIFCYKRKISYQSIHKVLLSMAWPLIAMTTYLFLYTPDIRETITGTGSNFAASGGFGPNQVSTVLGLGVFVFTLRFFMLSPNFLLKLLNGLLLLVMSFRGIVTFSRGGVITALIMIAVFIYFYFKKVNVKAKFRISRLVFIFIGLGLSVWLISSIQTSGLIENRYTNRDALGREKEDVTTGRSNLISFEVEEFLNNPILGVGVGEIKELREEKEGIQAASHNEMSRILSEHGLFGVAAFLILLFVPLFFRFNNKSNVFFYSFYLFWFLTINHSAMRIAAPAFIYGLCLLDIQFSKPKKIKRPVKLI, from the coding sequence TTGAAAAATTTTAGTTATATAAAGGTTATTGTATTACATCTATTAATAGGTGTTTTTATATATGGTTTTTCAGCATTATCAAAAGTATATTTGTTAGGTATTTTTATATATTTTACTTATGATATTTTTAAATCTAAACCATCGCAAAAAGCTATAAGAGTTTTAGTGGCATGCGGTTATGTGGTTGGTGCTGAAGTTTTTATAAGAATGACAGGCGGTAATTTTTTATATGAGGCATCTAAATATTTAGTAATACTATTTGTATTGATTGGAATTTTTACAACTAGATTAACTAAGCAACCCATACCATACATAATTTACATATTTCTTCTTATTCCAGGAATTTTAGTAGCAGGATTTAACGCAACAGAACAAACATCTCTTAGAACTAATATTGCCTTTAATTTGAGTGGACCAGTATGTTTGGGTATAGTTGCTATTTTTTGTTATAAGAGAAAAATAAGCTATCAAAGTATACATAAAGTTCTGTTATCAATGGCATGGCCTTTGATAGCTATGACTACATATTTGTTTTTATATACACCAGATATTAGAGAAACAATAACAGGTACGGGTTCAAATTTTGCTGCTTCTGGTGGTTTTGGACCTAATCAGGTATCAACAGTTTTAGGTTTGGGAGTTTTTGTATTTACACTTCGCTTTTTTATGCTCTCACCAAATTTCTTATTAAAATTATTAAATGGATTATTGTTATTGGTAATGAGTTTTAGAGGTATAGTTACTTTTAGTAGAGGAGGAGTTATAACTGCTCTAATTATGATAGCTGTCTTTATTTATTTTTATTTCAAGAAAGTTAATGTTAAAGCTAAATTTAGAATTAGTAGACTTGTATTCATTTTTATAGGTTTAGGCTTATCTGTATGGTTAATTTCTTCAATTCAAACAAGTGGATTAATTGAAAATAGATATACCAACCGAGATGCATTAGGTAGAGAAAAAGAAGATGTAACAACTGGAAGAAGTAATTTAATTTCTTTTGAAGTTGAAGAATTTTTGAATAATCCCATTTTAGGTGTAGGTGTTGGTGAAATTAAAGAGTTAAGAGAAGAAAAAGAAGGTATACAGGCAGCATCGCATAATGAAATGAGTCGTATTTTATCTGAACACGGTTTGTTTGGTGTAGCTGCGTTTTTGATTTTATTATTTGTGCCGTTATTTTTTAGATTTAATAATAAATCAAATGTCTTTTTTTATTCTTTTTACCTTTTTTGGTTTTTAACCATAAATCATTCTGCAATGCGAATTGCTGCACCAGCTTTTATTTATGGTTTATGCTTATTAGATATTCAATTTAGTAAACCTAAAAAGATTAAAAGACCAGTAAAATTAATATAA
- a CDS encoding bifunctional 2-polyprenyl-6-hydroxyphenol methylase/3-demethylubiquinol 3-O-methyltransferase UbiG: MKLYSHDEIIQLYDKLYNNENAKYSSYVINEYDMLLKNKKIKIGYHRSNILRKHILKTKCKSVLEIGSGIGLMGAYIRSKNKGIKYLGIEIDKEAYEKSRKLNLNTVNSDFKIMDKIDESFDVILLWEVIEHLQDLKRFIELAYNKLNKNGKIILSTPNYNKIYNYPDREVDNLYQDTPPIHLNFFTKQSIKNIFELNNFNHCQVKIKKLPYLQYKSLSFYKNIIKAIFNKYHGSTIFFIAQK, encoded by the coding sequence TTGAAACTATATTCTCATGATGAAATCATACAGTTATATGATAAGCTTTATAATAATGAAAATGCTAAATATAGTAGCTATGTAATTAATGAATATGATATGTTATTAAAAAATAAAAAAATTAAAATAGGATATCATAGATCTAATATTTTAAGAAAACATATTCTAAAAACTAAATGTAAATCTGTGCTCGAAATAGGAAGTGGTATTGGACTAATGGGTGCTTATATTAGAAGTAAAAATAAGGGAATTAAATATTTGGGAATTGAAATAGATAAAGAAGCTTATGAAAAGTCAAGAAAACTTAATTTAAATACCGTAAACTCGGATTTTAAGATTATGGATAAAATTGATGAGTCTTTTGATGTTATTTTGTTATGGGAAGTAATTGAGCATTTACAAGACTTAAAAAGGTTTATTGAACTAGCTTATAATAAACTAAACAAGAATGGTAAAATTATTCTATCAACTCCTAATTATAACAAAATATATAATTATCCAGATAGAGAAGTAGATAATCTTTATCAAGATACCCCTCCTATACATTTAAATTTTTTTACAAAGCAAAGTATTAAAAATATTTTCGAACTTAATAACTTTAATCATTGTCAAGTAAAAATCAAAAAACTACCCTATTTACAGTATAAGTCTTTAAGTTTTTATAAAAATATTATTAAAGCCATTTTTAATAAATATCATGGTTCTACCATATTTTTTATAGCTCAAAAATGA
- a CDS encoding glycosyltransferase family 2 protein: protein MILLIHQNETVVEIIDLETNQSIDKTIKSVTNALFDIAEKYREHILIWCHESKKGQLNFEGLNAAFYLKNMMLSYSENQYLPPQIGYVEDSPFLKVNKNVKYPTWHMSSNIGAIHASQLLKFQNQINLNQPLDFVLNSIAKLGMPNGLFCYSEPRLLINNDSYFPNNQASFYNLFKFVKQHYRSIWSILLLINVVIYDKKFPVLAFIRTFFEKKIKFSLTFHLESLKNQKVNEFTTIDVIIPTLGRKNYLYDVLLDLAKQTVLPKQVIIIEQNEDETSESELDFIQTNSWPFKIIHEFIHQTGACNARNLALSKVVSDYVYLADDDNRFESTLLKTVIDKMKDCNFEVITMSYLQQNEVEIVKNPVQWNAFGGGCSVISSKFLNDVKFNMAYEHGYGEDTDFGMQLRNLGTDVIYMPNIKILHLKAPIGGFRTEFIHSWEKQEGIRPKPSPTVMLSRMNHTTKYQLLGYKTNLFIKFYKSQKIKNPIKYYKTFKKQWLESIRWANQLKSK, encoded by the coding sequence ATGATCTTATTAATTCATCAAAACGAAACTGTAGTTGAAATTATTGATTTGGAAACGAATCAATCCATTGATAAAACTATAAAAAGTGTTACTAACGCTTTGTTTGATATTGCTGAAAAATATAGAGAACATATTTTAATTTGGTGTCATGAATCTAAAAAAGGGCAATTAAATTTTGAAGGATTAAATGCTGCTTTTTATCTAAAAAATATGATGTTGTCATACAGTGAAAATCAGTATTTACCACCTCAAATTGGATATGTAGAAGATTCGCCTTTTTTAAAAGTGAATAAAAATGTTAAGTATCCTACTTGGCATATGAGTAGTAATATAGGAGCAATTCATGCATCACAGTTACTAAAATTTCAAAATCAAATTAATTTAAATCAACCTTTAGACTTTGTACTTAATTCCATAGCTAAGTTAGGTATGCCCAATGGTTTGTTTTGTTATTCAGAACCTCGATTATTAATTAATAATGATTCATACTTCCCTAATAATCAAGCTTCATTTTACAACTTATTTAAGTTTGTAAAGCAGCATTATAGAAGTATTTGGAGTATTTTATTATTAATAAACGTTGTTATTTATGATAAAAAATTTCCTGTATTGGCTTTTATTAGAACTTTTTTTGAGAAGAAGATTAAGTTTTCATTGACCTTTCATTTAGAATCTTTGAAAAATCAAAAAGTAAATGAATTTACAACAATTGATGTTATTATACCTACACTTGGAAGAAAAAACTATTTATATGATGTTTTATTAGATTTAGCTAAACAAACAGTATTACCAAAACAAGTTATAATTATAGAGCAAAATGAAGATGAAACGAGTGAATCTGAGTTAGATTTTATTCAAACTAATTCCTGGCCATTTAAAATTATCCATGAATTTATACATCAAACTGGAGCATGTAATGCGAGAAATTTAGCTTTAAGTAAAGTAGTATCAGATTATGTTTATTTAGCAGATGATGATAATAGATTTGAAAGTACTTTGCTTAAAACTGTAATAGATAAAATGAAAGATTGCAATTTTGAAGTAATTACAATGAGTTATTTGCAACAAAATGAAGTAGAAATAGTTAAGAATCCAGTTCAGTGGAATGCTTTTGGAGGAGGTTGTAGTGTTATATCATCAAAATTTTTAAATGATGTTAAGTTTAATATGGCTTATGAACATGGTTATGGTGAAGATACTGATTTTGGTATGCAATTGAGAAATTTAGGTACAGACGTAATTTACATGCCAAATATTAAAATTTTACATTTAAAAGCACCAATAGGAGGTTTTAGAACAGAATTTATTCATTCTTGGGAAAAACAAGAAGGAATTCGACCTAAGCCATCACCTACAGTAATGCTTAGTAGAATGAATCATACAACAAAGTATCAACTACTTGGATATAAAACCAATTTATTTATTAAGTTTTACAAAAGTCAAAAGATTAAAAATCCTATTAAATATTATAAGACATTTAAAAAACAATGGTTAGAAAGTATACGTTGGGCAAATCAATTGAAAAGTAAGTAA
- a CDS encoding glycosyltransferase family 4 protein, with product MKFLIITHVKHKFESNNILAYAPYVREMNIWFKYVDEVTIVAPKTSEKSSPIDLEYKHPKIQFKEIPSLEFTSIKKAFLSFLKTPYIFFVIFNAFRKTNHIHLRCPGNIGLIGSFIQVLFPKTLKTAKYAGNWDPKAKQPLSYRLQKKILSNNFLTKNIQVLVYGDWKKQTKNIKSFFTATFTNNEKELPEIRSYNENLKFIFVGSLVEGKRPLLAIKIIEALHKKGISLQLDFYGEGKLIQELQQYIIGNKLVDIIAFKGNKNKEVLIQALKEGHFLILPSKSEGWPKAIAEAMFFGVIPISTSISCIPSMLDYGNRGILIEPNVEEASNKILTCLNKKEELIEMSKLASKWSQNYTLDSFEVEISKLLRF from the coding sequence ATGAAGTTTTTAATCATCACACATGTAAAGCATAAATTTGAAAGCAATAATATTTTAGCTTATGCGCCTTATGTTCGAGAAATGAATATTTGGTTTAAGTATGTTGATGAGGTTACAATTGTAGCGCCTAAAACATCTGAAAAATCTTCGCCAATAGATTTGGAATACAAGCATCCTAAAATTCAATTTAAAGAAATTCCATCCCTTGAGTTTACAAGCATAAAAAAAGCATTTTTATCATTTTTAAAAACCCCTTACATTTTTTTTGTAATATTTAATGCTTTTAGAAAAACAAATCATATACACTTACGTTGCCCTGGAAATATAGGTTTGATAGGAAGTTTTATTCAGGTTTTATTTCCCAAAACATTAAAAACAGCAAAATATGCTGGTAATTGGGATCCAAAAGCTAAACAACCTTTAAGTTACAGGCTTCAAAAAAAAATTTTAAGTAATAACTTTTTAACTAAAAACATACAAGTTTTGGTTTATGGTGACTGGAAAAAACAAACAAAAAATATAAAATCATTTTTTACCGCTACATTTACCAATAACGAAAAAGAGTTACCTGAAATAAGATCTTATAATGAGAATTTGAAGTTTATTTTTGTTGGTAGCCTTGTAGAAGGTAAACGTCCATTATTAGCAATAAAAATTATTGAAGCTCTACATAAAAAAGGCATTTCATTACAATTAGACTTCTATGGAGAAGGTAAATTAATACAAGAATTGCAGCAGTATATCATAGGAAATAAGTTGGTAGACATTATTGCATTTAAAGGAAATAAAAATAAAGAAGTTTTAATACAAGCACTTAAAGAAGGACATTTTTTAATATTACCATCAAAATCTGAAGGTTGGCCTAAAGCCATAGCTGAAGCTATGTTTTTTGGTGTTATACCAATTTCTACTTCAATATCGTGTATACCATCAATGTTAGACTATGGAAACAGGGGTATTTTAATTGAACCAAATGTAGAGGAAGCATCAAATAAAATATTAACCTGTTTAAATAAAAAGGAAGAACTCATTGAAATGTCTAAATTAGCATCAAAATGGTCTCAAAATTACACACTAGATAGTTTTGAAGTTGAAATATCCAAATTATTAAGATTTTAA
- a CDS encoding glycosyltransferase family 4 protein, with protein MKCIVYIGNKSRNDDKTNLSSIDILTPLLRESGFSVFSVSDKKNIFTRLLHMLHTCFKYRNKVDYVLIDTYSTLNFYYAFFVSQLCGVLKLKYVPILHGGNLPNRLENSPKLSKAIFKKAHVNVAPSKYMMSKFVSFGINNIIFIPNTIELKNYTFKKRNFDKVKLLWVRSFSKIYNPLLAVEILKKLKTENIDTELCMVGPDSDGSLKEAKAYAKQLKVDVKFTGKLSKKKWLNLSKEYNVFINTTNFDNMPVSVIEAMALGLPIVSTNVGGLPFLIENNKNGLLVEPDSAELFVKAIKNLIEFPEKTNQMILESRKKIEQYDWKIVKNQWEELFQ; from the coding sequence TTGAAATGTATTGTATACATAGGAAACAAATCCAGAAATGATGATAAAACAAATTTATCTTCAATAGATATATTAACACCATTACTCAGAGAAAGCGGCTTTAGTGTATTTTCAGTTTCAGATAAAAAAAATATTTTCACACGATTACTACATATGCTCCATACATGTTTTAAGTATAGAAATAAAGTGGACTATGTTTTAATAGATACCTATAGTACATTAAATTTTTATTATGCATTTTTTGTGAGTCAATTATGTGGAGTTTTGAAGTTAAAATATGTTCCAATTTTACACGGAGGTAATTTACCTAATAGGTTAGAAAATTCTCCTAAACTGTCTAAAGCTATTTTTAAGAAAGCGCATGTTAATGTGGCACCATCAAAATACATGATGTCTAAATTTGTATCTTTTGGAATTAATAATATAATTTTTATACCTAACACTATTGAACTTAAAAATTATACTTTTAAAAAGAGAAATTTTGATAAAGTTAAATTATTATGGGTACGATCATTTTCAAAAATATACAACCCATTGTTAGCTGTAGAGATTTTGAAGAAGCTGAAAACTGAAAATATTGACACTGAATTATGTATGGTTGGTCCAGATAGTGATGGAAGTTTAAAAGAAGCAAAAGCTTATGCAAAACAGTTGAAAGTTGATGTGAAATTCACAGGAAAATTATCAAAAAAAAAGTGGCTAAATTTATCTAAGGAATACAATGTTTTTATAAATACAACAAATTTTGATAATATGCCTGTTAGCGTTATTGAAGCAATGGCATTAGGTTTACCAATAGTATCTACAAATGTTGGAGGCTTACCTTTTTTAATTGAAAATAATAAAAATGGACTTTTAGTAGAACCTGATTCAGCAGAATTATTTGTAAAAGCTATTAAAAATTTAATAGAATTTCCAGAGAAAACTAATCAAATGATTTTAGAATCAAGGAAAAAAATAGAACAATATGATTGGAAAATCGTTAAAAATCAGTGGGAAGAACTCTTTCAATAA
- a CDS encoding sugar transferase — MFKSSIHFNISERKILLRVFDVLSILIILYVVGNIFKFDYFSITKENWTWVLVLIVYISIFGTVFELYDLQKSSKIEKVSSSIVLTVSTTVLFYLLTPFLTPVLPDNRLQILFFFFSMLVALLLWRIAYLNFIVSPRFYKKVLIIGETSNIETILEAFKKSDPNYKIVGFVNCEINKMETVKFNAIKEYSPKQIHQVIKDENISEIVIASYNSESITSEIYYTLIRLLEEGFPIKEYTQVYEEITQRVPVQFVGKDFYKYFPFSRSNQNKLYLFFHRVFDIVISVLGILVGIIFLPIILLGNLFGNRGPLFYIQDRVGKNGKLFKIIKYRTMIKNAEKSGAVWAKKGDSRITPFGKFLRYSRLDEIPQFINILKGEMSLIGPRPERPFFVKELSQMLPFYETRHIVKPGLTGWAQVNTRYGSTVDDSLLKLQYDLYYIKHRSFFLDAITLIKTLSTVIFFRGQ, encoded by the coding sequence ATGTTTAAAAGCAGTATTCATTTTAATATATCCGAACGCAAAATTCTTTTAAGGGTCTTCGATGTATTATCAATACTAATTATACTTTATGTTGTAGGTAACATTTTTAAGTTTGATTACTTCTCCATAACAAAAGAAAACTGGACATGGGTTTTAGTACTCATTGTTTATATATCAATATTCGGAACTGTTTTCGAATTGTATGATTTACAAAAGTCCAGTAAAATCGAGAAAGTCTCTTCAAGTATTGTTCTTACTGTGTCTACTACAGTTCTATTTTACTTATTGACACCTTTTTTAACACCAGTATTACCAGATAATCGTTTACAGATTTTGTTTTTCTTCTTTTCAATGCTTGTCGCATTATTATTGTGGCGTATTGCATATTTAAATTTTATAGTCTCTCCTAGATTTTATAAAAAAGTTTTAATAATTGGAGAAACGTCAAACATTGAAACAATTCTGGAAGCTTTTAAAAAATCTGATCCTAATTATAAAATTGTAGGTTTTGTTAATTGTGAGATTAACAAAATGGAAACTGTTAAATTTAACGCTATTAAGGAATATAGTCCAAAGCAAATTCATCAGGTTATTAAAGATGAAAATATTTCAGAAATAGTTATTGCAAGTTATAATTCAGAATCTATTACTTCTGAGATTTACTATACACTCATAAGATTACTTGAAGAAGGCTTTCCAATAAAGGAATACACTCAAGTTTACGAAGAAATAACTCAACGAGTTCCGGTACAATTTGTAGGAAAAGATTTTTATAAATATTTCCCTTTTAGTAGAAGCAATCAAAATAAATTATATCTTTTTTTTCATCGTGTTTTCGATATTGTTATATCTGTTTTAGGGATTTTAGTAGGCATTATATTTCTACCAATTATATTATTAGGAAACTTATTTGGTAATCGTGGTCCTCTTTTTTATATACAAGATCGTGTAGGTAAAAACGGTAAGCTTTTTAAAATAATTAAATACCGAACCATGATTAAAAACGCTGAAAAATCTGGTGCAGTTTGGGCAAAAAAAGGTGATTCTAGAATTACTCCTTTCGGTAAATTTTTAAGATACTCTCGTTTAGATGAAATACCTCAATTTATTAATATTCTAAAGGGAGAAATGAGTTTAATTGGTCCGAGGCCTGAGCGTCCATTTTTTGTCAAAGAATTATCTCAAATGCTTCCTTTTTATGAAACCAGACATATTGTTAAACCAGGTCTTACAGGTTGGGCACAAGTAAATACTAGGTATGGCTCAACGGTAGATGATAGCTTACTTAAGCTTCAGTATGATTTGTATTATATTAAGCATCGAAGCTTCTTTTTAGATGCTATAACCTTAATAAAAACATTAAGTACAGTTATTTTCTTTAGGGGTCAGTAG